In Corynebacterium matruchotii, a single genomic region encodes these proteins:
- a CDS encoding ATP-binding cassette domain-containing protein: MSNQLTDQIESTDLTSDSGGGAAILLENVTKRYGNNKPAVDQLTLEIPAGKVVMFVGKSGCGKTTTLKLINRLIEPTEGRIFIGGEDASSMNGDKLRRNIGYVIQSGGLLPHLTVGANIAIVPKMLKWDKARIAQRVDELLTMVSLDPETYRDRYPKELSGGQQQRIGVARALAADPPVLLMDEPFGAVDPITRQRLQDELINIQSELGKTIVCVTHDFDEAAKLGDWIAVFDEGARIVQYDTPERILGEPADDFVADFIGAGAGLKQLNLARVGDADLITPAFGQPGDDAAVILKEVERLGHDHAVILDNHNRVLSWPSRKQLRRMTTITNYREDDLPVVGLKSSLNDALDTMLVANSGAALVEGPRRKFLGIVNVETVMNAITELRSTTSDEDTPLGNNEGDIPEEVVARVGASDTPDTPATPED, from the coding sequence GTGTCTAATCAACTTACCGACCAGATCGAATCTACCGACCTGACCAGCGACTCCGGTGGTGGCGCTGCCATCCTATTGGAAAACGTGACCAAACGTTACGGCAATAATAAACCCGCCGTCGACCAGCTCACCTTGGAAATTCCGGCCGGCAAAGTAGTCATGTTCGTCGGCAAGTCCGGCTGTGGTAAAACCACCACCCTCAAACTCATCAACCGACTCATCGAACCCACCGAGGGGCGGATCTTCATAGGTGGCGAAGATGCCAGCAGTATGAACGGCGATAAACTCCGCCGCAATATCGGCTATGTGATCCAATCCGGGGGCCTCTTACCGCACCTCACGGTGGGCGCCAACATTGCCATTGTGCCGAAAATGCTGAAGTGGGACAAGGCCCGCATTGCTCAGCGGGTAGATGAACTTCTCACCATGGTTTCCCTGGACCCGGAAACCTATAGGGACCGCTACCCGAAGGAACTCTCGGGCGGTCAACAGCAACGCATCGGCGTGGCCCGCGCCCTGGCCGCCGACCCGCCGGTGCTCCTCATGGACGAACCCTTCGGCGCCGTCGACCCGATCACCCGCCAACGCCTCCAGGACGAGCTCATCAATATCCAATCCGAGCTCGGCAAAACCATTGTGTGCGTCACCCACGACTTTGACGAGGCCGCCAAGCTGGGCGACTGGATTGCCGTCTTCGACGAAGGCGCCCGCATCGTGCAATACGACACCCCGGAACGCATCCTGGGGGAGCCCGCCGACGATTTCGTGGCCGACTTCATCGGCGCCGGCGCCGGCCTGAAACAACTCAACCTGGCCCGCGTCGGCGACGCCGACCTCATCACCCCGGCCTTCGGGCAGCCCGGGGACGATGCTGCCGTCATCCTGAAAGAGGTGGAGCGCCTAGGCCACGACCATGCGGTTATCCTCGACAATCATAACCGGGTGCTCTCCTGGCCCAGTCGGAAACAACTGCGCCGCATGACCACCATTACCAACTATCGGGAGGATGATCTGCCCGTGGTGGGGCTCAAATCCTCCCTCAACGATGCCCTGGACACCATGCTGGTCGCCAACTCCGGCGCCGCCCTGGTCGAAGGCCCCCGCCGGAAATTCCTCGGCATCGTCAATGTGGAAACCGTCATGAACGCCATCACGGAGTTGCGCAGCACCACCTCCGACGAAGACACCCCCCTGGGCAATAACGAGGGCGATATCCCCGAAGAGGTGGTGGCCCGCGTGGGTGCATCAGATACCCCGGATACGCCGGCCACACCTGAGGACTAG
- a CDS encoding right-handed parallel beta-helix repeat-containing protein, with product MRPQSRWIMRMVAGLCVSMLFVTTQIPAAQAMDLPDTSSGSSFLSLLSKFFSNNKTEEPEHASEENTELTERKLTGKTPKAEKIEESFDTAVVGSISAAQALNTAKQNVVVTDGYTNVRFVRDVDKQKGADATVTIAGVTYGAKFDEVVPLLALGAGGGDNTRELQKAVDLAAQRGLGVTLSPAQKYVVTDQITLPKGLQYFDAKGAQITANMRGQADAPKSVFATTRDTVGCKITDMTLNLASAPYTRGVMIDGGENIEVSKIVFNHLTYRAVEMSATDRLVKNITVADNFINNTEGERAQVGHSLSIVATATRDESDNPVKGSRSPVWERYATNGTVSRPIAGFTGLTIINNRIRGGYYGISFSGVSDSVIRGNDVTANTRNISIQNSSNNNLVEQNQLTNSISSGVHIAYDSDNNVVRDNTISSDVSVGQGLLQAYQGCDNTTFEHNSVTVKGDAKSSPSWILLVGTDSHNTKFVGNRIDGWAKRAMVDVESIWDGRSSETNLRKPGPNEHSYIPDKNGAPSPVDNPKEPYHGGRGDLNGTVISGNEFTPRNKNAPVIYVGAEVSPGRSGKERLIGNINDAVIADNVIVGNQFSELLTTHTGKLPGIGEAKIHFKNSSVVKR from the coding sequence ATGCGACCGCAGTCACGCTGGATTATGCGAATGGTGGCTGGTCTGTGCGTTAGCATGCTGTTTGTCACGACGCAAATACCTGCTGCTCAGGCCATGGATTTGCCGGATACTAGTAGCGGGTCAAGCTTCCTCTCATTGCTAAGTAAGTTTTTCAGTAATAACAAAACAGAGGAACCTGAGCACGCTTCTGAAGAAAATACCGAGCTGACCGAACGGAAACTTACTGGTAAAACCCCGAAAGCGGAGAAGATAGAGGAAAGCTTCGATACTGCTGTTGTGGGGAGTATTTCGGCGGCGCAGGCCCTGAATACCGCCAAGCAAAACGTGGTGGTGACGGACGGATATACCAATGTGCGGTTCGTCCGTGACGTCGACAAGCAAAAGGGCGCCGATGCCACGGTGACCATTGCCGGAGTGACGTATGGGGCCAAATTCGACGAGGTTGTGCCGCTGCTTGCGCTCGGCGCGGGCGGCGGTGATAACACCCGTGAACTGCAGAAAGCCGTGGATTTGGCGGCGCAGCGGGGCTTGGGCGTGACGTTGAGCCCGGCCCAAAAATATGTGGTGACGGATCAGATCACCCTGCCCAAGGGGCTGCAATATTTCGACGCCAAGGGTGCGCAGATCACCGCGAACATGCGGGGCCAGGCGGACGCACCGAAGTCCGTGTTTGCTACCACCCGCGACACTGTGGGCTGCAAGATCACTGACATGACGCTCAACCTGGCGAGCGCCCCCTACACGCGGGGTGTCATGATTGACGGTGGGGAAAACATCGAGGTCAGCAAGATTGTTTTTAACCATTTGACGTATCGGGCGGTGGAAATGTCCGCCACCGATCGCCTGGTGAAGAATATCACTGTCGCCGATAATTTCATCAATAACACCGAGGGGGAGCGGGCCCAGGTGGGGCATTCGCTGTCGATCGTGGCCACTGCCACCAGGGACGAGTCCGATAACCCGGTAAAGGGGAGCCGCAGCCCAGTGTGGGAACGGTATGCGACTAATGGCACGGTCAGCCGGCCGATCGCGGGTTTTACCGGGCTGACCATTATCAATAATCGCATTAGGGGCGGCTATTATGGCATTAGTTTCTCCGGGGTGAGCGACAGCGTGATCCGCGGCAATGATGTGACGGCCAATACCCGCAATATTTCCATCCAAAACAGCAGCAATAATAATCTGGTGGAGCAGAATCAGCTCACCAATAGCATTTCCTCCGGGGTGCATATTGCCTACGATTCGGATAATAATGTGGTGCGCGACAATACGATTTCTTCGGATGTGTCCGTGGGGCAGGGCTTATTGCAGGCATACCAGGGGTGTGACAACACGACGTTTGAGCATAATTCCGTGACGGTAAAGGGGGACGCTAAGTCCAGCCCGAGCTGGATCTTGCTGGTGGGCACGGATTCGCATAACACCAAGTTTGTGGGGAATAGGATAGACGGGTGGGCGAAGCGGGCCATGGTGGATGTGGAATCCATCTGGGATGGCCGGTCGTCGGAGACGAATCTGCGCAAACCGGGCCCCAATGAGCATTCCTATATTCCCGATAAGAATGGTGCGCCCAGTCCGGTGGATAATCCTAAGGAACCCTACCATGGTGGTAGGGGAGACTTAAACGGCACTGTGATTTCGGGAAATGAATTTACGCCGCGGAATAAAAACGCTCCTGTGATTTATGTTGGTGCCGAGGTTTCCCCCGGTAGGAGCGGCAAGGAACGGTTGATTGGTAACATTAATGACGCGGTGATCGCCGACAATGTGATTGTGGGCAATCAGTTTTCGGAATTGTTAACCACGCACACAGGTAAACTGCCGGGCATTGGTGAGGCCAAGATTCATTTCAAAAATAGTAGCGTGGTCAAGCGCTAA
- a CDS encoding acetyl-CoA hydrolase/transferase family protein, with amino-acid sequence MSERIANAKLAGKVMSADDAAQFVNHGDKVGISGFTGAGYPKVLPAAIAQRAKEAHARGDEFMIDLFTGASTAPDCDGVLAEADAVRFRTPYQSDPMMRSKINDGTTLYADYHLSESGMYVEEGFFGTMNVAIVEAVRITEDGALVPSSSVGNNVEYLDAAEKIIIEVNSWQSLELEGMADIYRITPLPNRQPIPITSPGQRIGTTYIDIDVDKVVAVVETELPDRNAPFKPVDEQSKQIAGHFLDFLEGEVAAGRLTYDGYRMQSGVGNVPNAVMSGLLDSKFENIQAYTEVIQDGMVDLIDAGKMTVASATSFSLSPEYAERMNNEASRYSKQIILRPQQISNHPEVIRRLGLICSNGLIEADIYGNVNSTNVIGSRMMNGVGGSGDFTRAGCISSFITPSFAKGGDISAIVPFVSHVDHTEQDVKVVITEYGYADLRGLAPRQRVPKMIALAHPDYRPLLEEYYERALKLATDRKMLQTPHDLATAFSFHQRFAETGSMKKQ; translated from the coding sequence ATGTCGGAACGCATTGCGAATGCCAAGCTTGCGGGCAAAGTCATGTCGGCTGATGACGCCGCCCAGTTCGTGAATCATGGCGATAAAGTTGGCATTTCGGGCTTCACCGGTGCTGGTTACCCGAAGGTGCTTCCTGCCGCTATTGCGCAGCGGGCCAAGGAAGCCCATGCCCGTGGCGATGAGTTTATGATTGACCTGTTCACCGGTGCTTCGACCGCTCCTGACTGCGATGGGGTGTTAGCTGAGGCGGATGCGGTTCGGTTCCGCACCCCCTACCAGTCGGATCCGATGATGCGCAGCAAGATCAACGATGGCACCACGCTGTATGCGGATTATCACCTGTCCGAGTCGGGCATGTATGTGGAAGAGGGTTTCTTCGGCACGATGAACGTCGCCATTGTGGAGGCGGTTCGGATCACCGAGGATGGTGCGCTCGTCCCGTCGTCGTCTGTGGGCAATAATGTGGAGTATTTGGATGCGGCTGAGAAGATCATTATCGAGGTGAATTCGTGGCAGTCCCTGGAGTTGGAGGGCATGGCCGATATTTACCGCATTACGCCGCTGCCGAACCGTCAGCCGATTCCGATTACGAGCCCCGGCCAGCGCATTGGCACCACCTATATTGATATTGACGTGGATAAGGTGGTTGCGGTTGTCGAGACCGAGTTGCCGGACCGCAATGCGCCGTTTAAGCCTGTCGACGAGCAGTCGAAGCAGATTGCCGGCCACTTCCTGGATTTCTTGGAGGGTGAGGTTGCCGCAGGTCGGCTGACCTATGATGGTTACCGCATGCAGTCTGGCGTGGGGAATGTGCCAAACGCCGTGATGAGTGGTCTGCTCGATTCCAAGTTTGAGAATATTCAGGCCTACACCGAGGTGATTCAGGACGGCATGGTTGATCTCATCGATGCCGGCAAGATGACGGTTGCCTCGGCCACGTCGTTCTCGCTGTCGCCGGAGTATGCGGAGCGGATGAATAATGAGGCCTCCCGGTATTCCAAGCAGATTATTCTGCGCCCGCAGCAGATTTCGAACCACCCGGAGGTGATTCGCCGGTTGGGGCTCATCTGTAGCAATGGCCTGATTGAGGCGGATATTTACGGCAATGTGAATTCCACCAATGTGATTGGTTCCCGGATGATGAATGGTGTGGGTGGTTCGGGTGACTTTACTCGTGCCGGCTGCATTTCGTCGTTCATCACCCCGTCGTTCGCCAAGGGCGGCGACATTTCGGCCATTGTGCCGTTCGTGTCGCACGTGGATCACACGGAGCAGGACGTCAAGGTGGTCATTACCGAATATGGCTACGCTGACCTGCGTGGTTTGGCGCCACGGCAGCGGGTGCCGAAGATGATTGCGCTGGCTCACCCGGATTACCGGCCGCTTTTGGAAGAGTATTATGAGCGGGCTTTGAAGCTGGCCACGGATCGGAAGATGCTGCAAACCCCGCACGATCTGGCCACGGCCTTCTCGTTCCATCAGCGGTTTGCCGAGACCGGTTCGATGAAGAAACAGTAA
- a CDS encoding CPBP family intramembrane glutamic endopeptidase has product MSTVFTMTDNNDNPTMKQALTKAITEPSEKTFLIGFFLITYVLLFPLRLSTFFPDNARLAIYVVLAIDGIVAYRLVLLTATKQVWETKIRSIIVVCAGFLGMNILTTITGFLLKIFGFITETSQNETRVAELGNGNALPFLVVLGVGVAGPIVEELVFRQFLIGFLERYIPTWAAIAISSLSFGLIHMHGFTASEWVNLCVYSAMGLSFSLIYALDRNVYMPIGVHVWNNLPNALLLAQ; this is encoded by the coding sequence GTGAGTACCGTTTTTACCATGACCGACAATAATGATAATCCCACCATGAAACAGGCCCTCACAAAGGCCATCACGGAGCCTTCAGAGAAAACATTCCTCATCGGGTTCTTTCTTATCACCTACGTGCTGCTCTTTCCCCTACGCCTGTCTACTTTCTTTCCCGACAATGCCCGACTGGCTATCTATGTGGTGCTCGCCATTGATGGGATAGTGGCGTACCGGCTTGTGCTGCTCACCGCCACCAAGCAGGTGTGGGAAACCAAGATTCGCTCCATTATTGTGGTGTGTGCCGGCTTCCTAGGGATGAACATTCTCACGACCATCACCGGTTTCCTTCTGAAAATCTTCGGGTTCATCACCGAAACATCCCAGAACGAAACTAGGGTTGCAGAACTGGGTAACGGCAATGCGCTACCGTTCCTCGTGGTTTTAGGCGTCGGCGTGGCCGGCCCTATCGTGGAAGAGCTCGTGTTCCGGCAGTTCCTCATTGGTTTCCTAGAACGCTACATCCCCACGTGGGCGGCGATCGCCATCTCTAGTCTCTCATTCGGCCTCATCCACATGCATGGGTTTACCGCCTCCGAATGGGTCAATCTCTGCGTCTATTCGGCCATGGGTCTGTCCTTTAGCCTGATCTATGCGCTCGACCGTAATGTGTACATGCCCATAGGGGTCCACGTGTGGAATAACCTTCCCAACGCCTTGCTATTGGCGCAGTAA
- the dusB gene encoding tRNA dihydrouridine synthase DusB, whose protein sequence is MSLTIGSIKLASPVILAPMAGVTNVAFRTLCREQELAKTGTVSGLYVCEMITARALVEGNEKTRHMTTFGPDEHPRSLQFYTTDPEYTYKAARMVADNNLADHIDMNFGCPVPKVTRRGGGSALPYKRRLFGNIVAAAVKAVAGTNIPITVKFRIGIDDDHHTHLDAGRIAAAEGAAAVALHARTAAQRYSGTADWSQIAALKEHLADTGIPVLGNGDIFQATDAQKMMTETGCDGVVVGRGCLGRPWLFAELSAALRGVDIPPEPTLGEVTGIILRHAELLTHYDGEDKACRDLRKHMGWYLRGFPVGGPLRAQLSAIKTLADLRAALEPWRESPALATDADGVRGRQGSPAKVILPEGWLDDPEDETVPKGADIMHSGG, encoded by the coding sequence GTGAGTTTAACAATCGGTTCCATCAAGTTAGCTTCCCCCGTGATTCTGGCCCCCATGGCTGGCGTCACCAACGTGGCATTCCGCACTCTCTGCCGCGAACAGGAGCTAGCGAAAACCGGAACGGTATCGGGCCTATACGTATGCGAAATGATTACCGCCCGGGCTCTTGTCGAAGGCAACGAGAAAACGCGCCACATGACAACCTTCGGCCCCGACGAACACCCACGCTCCCTCCAGTTTTACACAACCGACCCGGAATATACGTATAAGGCGGCCCGCATGGTGGCCGACAATAACCTGGCTGACCACATCGACATGAACTTCGGCTGCCCAGTCCCCAAGGTCACCCGCCGTGGCGGCGGCTCCGCCCTCCCCTATAAACGCCGCCTCTTCGGCAATATTGTGGCCGCGGCGGTAAAGGCCGTGGCCGGCACCAACATTCCCATCACGGTGAAATTCCGCATCGGCATTGACGACGACCACCACACCCACCTCGACGCCGGCCGAATCGCCGCGGCCGAGGGCGCAGCAGCGGTGGCCCTGCACGCCCGCACCGCCGCCCAACGATACTCCGGCACCGCCGACTGGTCCCAGATCGCGGCACTCAAGGAACACCTGGCGGACACCGGCATCCCGGTGCTGGGAAACGGAGACATTTTCCAGGCGACCGACGCCCAAAAAATGATGACCGAAACCGGCTGCGACGGGGTGGTCGTGGGGCGCGGCTGCCTAGGCCGGCCATGGCTCTTCGCCGAACTATCCGCCGCATTACGGGGCGTTGACATTCCCCCAGAACCCACGCTTGGCGAGGTCACCGGGATCATTCTCCGCCACGCGGAACTGCTCACCCACTACGATGGGGAGGATAAAGCCTGCCGGGACCTGCGCAAACACATGGGCTGGTATCTGCGTGGCTTCCCAGTGGGCGGGCCCCTCCGGGCACAATTGTCCGCAATTAAAACCCTAGCGGATCTGCGGGCGGCGCTGGAACCCTGGCGGGAATCCCCGGCGCTGGCCACCGACGCGGACGGGGTTCGGGGTCGGCAGGGCTCCCCCGCAAAAGTCATTCTGCCGGAAGGCTGGCTCGACGACCCCGAAGACGAAACCGTTCCCAAAGGCGCGGACATCATGCACTCCGGCGGCTAA
- a CDS encoding DUF5979 domain-containing protein, which yields MGKTVSFKIYAFIASVLLVLTAGMMNVPTAHADEEKTVDIDNITIDQTTPLKQWDSFGVQWDWSAKNGVKAGQKFTIQFPKEIAVKGTFGIKLVDGAVEGGDCVVDGGNNQVVCTFNDKFEGKDNVHGMVKVQAQAIKTTDNSNEPTLPFEVNSKVVNVTLPGPHGGIGPADVKTPDKTNKDGWFTSKDGSKIEWRIVMLGKDLANISGDVVINDSISLKNGAVGHKFIADGLLAVEYTSDPAQLAEPSAKGEKLQVTQDIAADGLSQKLTLKKPAGGWQADRFYNVYYQSQSADGKESAVDTTVGNHAKIEGLPAQNLVQNVTRKQFGSGTITGVNRGTFEVKKVHDPATQPAELQNGTKFTVNVDIQSPQASFNKNYDIQVPLNGDIVKGDVSLPKDTKVTLTEKLPTNDAKFTYGDPKFAATTASDGNVEIKDNGKTAVITISDQRNVGVTLTNKVTAKPQVGTVKLAKKLVWKNSGNAFTEANATAQNFKVNYVCTKDGKDVKSGEVTLKGDGTEAAIADVPLGAACSFTEVAPAALPGFNWEGNLFQTASGEVSKDKPLVVAVTNPLVTLTNKYATAVGTFKVVKTLKATGITVPSTKKFSFNYTCTKDGAALAEHTNKKLEVTGAGEVVSPNIPVGASCTVTEDRESAKIDGATLTVVEGAAVTITAGTVPSVTIANTYVKDEGDFTITKRLVDPDGVAGGKTFDFAYVCTAAGKQDIKGELKGIPAGGSKTSEKIPAGYSCKITETGASVANADLKTTGLDDVTIVKNSTQTVEATNTYSQWKGVVKLSKSLTGTGKELAKNKEFQVGYKCVKADKTTKEGKLTVKAGTPVEVKDVPVGSVCTFTEDKAQATVEGASLNELDSTTVATATVADKDATVAANLVNSYHELGAVAVTKAVQGTAAGSSDSKKEYTIVAEWQHNGKTETKEFKVKAGETYTDLPKLPVGTQITLKEKLPEGNVFSTWQTPGYTSDTKDAVKDNGDGTAIVTVQAGTGAKATLVKVTNTTNIPWYWLLVPLIPLAGAAIPGAPAPQGGKPQGNAPQTPGAQAQAPSGAQKPGANPAQNVQSQQPNGQKQQVQGQKAQNKGLANTGASVLWVIAGALILAVVGAVLVLRSRRRNND from the coding sequence GTGGGTAAAACCGTAAGTTTTAAAATTTACGCGTTTATAGCCTCCGTGCTGCTGGTATTGACCGCGGGAATGATGAACGTCCCTACGGCTCATGCTGATGAAGAGAAGACGGTCGATATTGACAACATCACTATCGACCAGACCACCCCGCTGAAGCAGTGGGATTCATTTGGTGTTCAGTGGGACTGGAGCGCCAAGAATGGCGTGAAGGCTGGCCAGAAGTTCACCATTCAATTCCCCAAGGAAATTGCCGTCAAGGGCACCTTCGGCATTAAGCTGGTGGATGGTGCCGTTGAGGGTGGTGACTGTGTTGTAGACGGTGGCAATAACCAAGTTGTCTGTACCTTCAATGACAAATTCGAAGGCAAAGACAATGTGCACGGCATGGTGAAGGTCCAGGCTCAGGCCATTAAAACCACCGATAACAGCAACGAGCCCACCCTACCGTTCGAAGTGAACAGTAAGGTTGTCAACGTTACCCTGCCCGGGCCGCATGGCGGCATTGGTCCCGCTGACGTGAAGACTCCCGACAAGACCAACAAGGATGGTTGGTTTACCTCCAAGGACGGTTCCAAGATTGAGTGGCGTATCGTCATGCTGGGTAAGGACCTGGCCAATATATCCGGCGATGTGGTCATTAACGACTCGATCAGTCTTAAGAATGGTGCGGTGGGTCACAAGTTCATCGCCGATGGCCTGCTCGCCGTGGAATACACGTCCGACCCGGCACAGCTCGCCGAGCCGTCGGCCAAGGGTGAGAAGTTGCAGGTCACCCAGGATATTGCGGCCGATGGCCTGAGCCAAAAGCTCACGCTGAAGAAGCCAGCTGGTGGTTGGCAGGCCGACCGGTTCTATAACGTGTACTACCAGTCGCAGTCTGCCGATGGCAAGGAATCGGCCGTGGACACCACCGTGGGCAATCATGCCAAGATCGAAGGCCTTCCCGCTCAAAACCTGGTTCAGAATGTTACCCGCAAGCAGTTCGGTAGCGGCACCATCACCGGTGTTAACCGTGGCACCTTCGAAGTGAAGAAGGTTCACGACCCGGCAACCCAGCCCGCCGAGCTGCAAAATGGCACGAAGTTCACCGTCAACGTCGACATCCAGTCGCCGCAGGCCTCGTTCAACAAGAACTACGACATTCAGGTTCCACTGAACGGTGACATCGTCAAGGGTGACGTGTCGCTGCCCAAGGACACCAAGGTGACCCTGACGGAGAAGCTGCCCACCAACGATGCCAAGTTCACCTATGGTGACCCGAAGTTCGCCGCCACCACCGCCAGCGATGGCAACGTGGAAATCAAGGACAACGGTAAGACCGCCGTCATCACCATCAGCGACCAGCGCAACGTGGGCGTGACCCTGACCAATAAGGTCACCGCTAAGCCGCAGGTTGGTACCGTGAAGCTGGCCAAAAAGCTGGTGTGGAAGAACAGCGGCAACGCCTTCACCGAGGCTAATGCCACCGCGCAAAACTTCAAGGTGAACTATGTGTGCACCAAGGACGGCAAGGACGTGAAGTCCGGTGAAGTGACCCTCAAGGGTGACGGCACCGAGGCCGCTATCGCCGACGTTCCGTTGGGTGCCGCCTGCTCCTTCACCGAGGTGGCCCCGGCCGCACTGCCCGGCTTCAACTGGGAAGGCAACCTCTTCCAGACCGCTTCCGGTGAAGTTTCCAAGGACAAGCCGTTGGTTGTGGCCGTCACCAACCCGCTGGTGACCCTGACCAACAAGTACGCCACCGCTGTGGGCACCTTCAAGGTCGTCAAGACACTGAAAGCCACTGGCATCACTGTGCCGAGCACCAAGAAGTTCTCCTTCAACTACACCTGCACCAAGGACGGTGCGGCTCTCGCCGAGCACACCAACAAGAAGCTGGAAGTGACCGGCGCTGGTGAGGTCGTGTCCCCGAACATCCCGGTTGGCGCATCTTGTACCGTGACCGAGGATCGGGAATCCGCCAAGATTGACGGCGCTACCCTGACCGTTGTTGAGGGCGCTGCCGTGACCATCACCGCAGGCACGGTTCCGTCCGTGACCATCGCCAACACCTACGTCAAGGATGAAGGCGACTTCACCATCACCAAGCGGCTGGTTGACCCCGATGGGGTTGCTGGCGGTAAGACCTTCGACTTCGCTTACGTGTGCACCGCCGCCGGCAAGCAAGACATCAAGGGCGAACTGAAGGGCATTCCGGCTGGCGGGTCGAAGACCAGCGAAAAGATTCCGGCCGGCTACTCCTGTAAGATCACCGAAACCGGTGCGAGCGTTGCCAATGCCGATCTGAAGACCACTGGCCTTGACGATGTGACCATCGTCAAGAACAGCACTCAGACCGTTGAGGCAACCAACACGTACTCCCAGTGGAAGGGCGTCGTCAAGCTCAGCAAGTCGCTGACCGGTACCGGTAAGGAACTCGCCAAGAACAAGGAATTCCAGGTTGGCTACAAGTGCGTCAAGGCCGACAAGACGACCAAGGAAGGCAAGCTGACCGTGAAGGCCGGCACCCCGGTCGAGGTCAAGGACGTTCCGGTTGGTTCCGTATGTACCTTCACCGAAGACAAGGCACAGGCAACTGTGGAGGGCGCAAGCCTGAACGAGCTTGACTCCACCACCGTGGCAACCGCAACCGTGGCCGACAAGGACGCAACCGTTGCTGCAAACCTGGTGAACTCCTACCACGAGTTGGGCGCGGTAGCTGTCACCAAGGCCGTGCAGGGTACCGCCGCTGGTTCCTCGGATTCCAAGAAGGAATACACCATTGTCGCCGAATGGCAGCACAACGGTAAGACCGAAACCAAGGAATTCAAGGTCAAGGCTGGCGAAACCTACACCGATCTGCCGAAGCTGCCGGTGGGCACCCAGATCACCCTGAAGGAAAAGCTGCCTGAGGGCAATGTGTTCAGCACCTGGCAAACCCCTGGCTACACCTCTGACACCAAGGATGCCGTGAAGGACAACGGTGACGGTACCGCAATCGTGACCGTGCAGGCTGGCACCGGCGCCAAGGCCACCCTGGTCAAGGTGACCAACACCACGAACATTCCGTGGTACTGGTTGCTGGTTCCGCTGATCCCGCTGGCTGGCGCAGCTATCCCGGGCGCTCCGGCACCGCAGGGCGGCAAACCGCAGGGTAACGCCCCGCAGACCCCGGGTGCACAGGCTCAGGCTCCTTCGGGCGCACAGAAGCCTGGTGCCAACCCGGCCCAGAACGTGCAGTCCCAGCAGCCCAATGGCCAAAAGCAGCAGGTCCAAGGCCAGAAAGCCCAGAATAAGGGTCTCGCTAACACCGGTGCTTCGGTACTGTGGGTTATCGCGGGTGCGCTTATTCTCGCAGTGGTTGGTGCGGTATTGGTTCTTCGCAGCCGGCGCCGTAACAACGACTAA
- a CDS encoding ABC transporter permease, which produces MREFITERWTHILADSWQHLSLVVQCLILATIIAVVCAALSYQHPRLAALANNVSTVGLTIPSFALVGILIIPFGFGVLPAVIVVTFFATLPILRNAVVGLSEVDSNIVSAARGIGMSRFDTFFRVELPLAWPVILAGMRVSAQMTMGIAAVAAYALGPGLGGYIFSGLSRLGGANSFESVATGVIAVVILALLLDLALILLGRFTISRGIRV; this is translated from the coding sequence ATGAGAGAGTTTATAACTGAACGTTGGACACACATACTGGCAGATAGTTGGCAGCACCTCAGCCTAGTGGTGCAATGCCTCATCCTGGCCACCATCATTGCGGTGGTGTGTGCCGCGCTCAGCTATCAGCACCCACGCCTTGCCGCGCTGGCCAATAACGTGTCCACGGTGGGACTTACGATCCCCTCCTTCGCCCTCGTGGGCATCCTCATCATTCCTTTCGGATTTGGTGTGCTGCCAGCGGTGATCGTCGTCACGTTCTTTGCGACGTTGCCCATTTTGCGGAATGCGGTCGTGGGCCTATCCGAGGTGGACTCCAACATCGTCAGCGCCGCCCGCGGCATCGGCATGAGCCGCTTCGACACGTTTTTCCGGGTGGAACTGCCGCTGGCCTGGCCGGTGATCCTGGCCGGCATGCGCGTGTCCGCCCAAATGACCATGGGCATTGCTGCCGTCGCCGCCTATGCGCTGGGGCCTGGCCTCGGCGGTTATATTTTTTCCGGCCTGTCCCGACTTGGGGGCGCCAACTCTTTCGAATCCGTGGCAACCGGCGTGATTGCCGTTGTCATTCTTGCACTTCTGTTAGACCTCGCACTCATCCTGCTGGGACGTTTCACTATTTCAAGGGGCATCCGTGTCTAA